A genomic stretch from Sceloporus undulatus isolate JIND9_A2432 ecotype Alabama chromosome 5, SceUnd_v1.1, whole genome shotgun sequence includes:
- the JCHAIN gene encoding immunoglobulin J chain encodes MKCYWMLCGALALFWGAVLGAAFYGLEQDEEKVLVDNKCQCVKVTSKFVPSKDNPQDDVLERNIRIIVPLTARENISDPTSPVRTKFIYKLSKLCDKCDSDTNPKTQQNIGQSSLCSDPEEPCYTYDRNKCYTAPCLFNNGGETKTIESALTPDSCYAD; translated from the exons ATGAAGTGCTATTGGATGTTGTGTGGTGCTCTGGCACTCTTTTGGGGAGCGGTTCTTGGAGCAG ctttttatggGCTGGAACAAGATGAAGAGAAAGTCCTGGTTGATAACAAGTGTCAGTGTGTAAAGGTGACATCGAAATTTGTCCCTTCTAAAGACAATCCTCAAGATGATGTCTTGGAGAGAAACATCCGTATCAT AGTGCCTCTCACAGCCAGGGAGAACATCTCTGACCCCACCTCTCCAGTGAGAACCAAATTCATCTACAAGCTCTCCAAACT CTGTGACAAATGCGATTCAGATACCAATCCAAAGACTCAGCAGAACATTGGGCAGAGCAGTCTGTGCAGTGACCCAGAGGAACCCTGTTACACCTATGACAGGAATAAGTGCTACACAGCACCATGTCTCTTCAACAATGGTGGGGAGACCAAGACCATTGAGTCAGCCTTGACTCCTGACTCCTGCTATGCGGATTAG